CCCGCAGCTGGAATACGACCGGCGTCGTTGGCCTCAAGCACTGCGCACTGGCGCTCATGCAGCTCCCTGCGGCCACCATGACTAAACCATCGCACGGGTCTTCACTCCTTCAGGCCCGCGACTCTCGTTCCCATTCCCATTCTCATTCATTCTTTCACCGGTTTCGACATCGCCCGCTCCATGCGCATGACCCAGAACAACAGTCCTtcggcgacgacgcagcTAGCGACAACGGCTTCGGGAATCACCTCGGAGCCAACGTCGAGCTGGACTCTTCCAACAATGCTCTCGCCAAGCGCGATGCGAGCGAAACTTCCCAACCGGTTGCCGTCAATGCTGTAGGTGATGAGCAGACTTCTCTCGTTACCCATGTCCGTCAGACTATTTCGCTCGTTCAATATGTTGACCCGTGGGGTTCGACCTATGAGACCAAGACCATCTATTCGCCGCCAAACACCGTTGTTGTTGATCCCAAGACTGGCGAAACCATCGATATTTCTAGCGGCCCCGAATCAACCGTAGCCCTTCCTGGGCCTACCCCAAGCGGGAGCACGTATTCCTCTTCGTCTCTCGATTCTGCTACGCCAACGTCGCTGAGCCCGACTCTCACATCTACACCTTCGTCTGCCACTGTCAAACCCGCCTACCCTAGCGTAGGCGACATTCGAAACTCAACAAGCTGTAAGCCGTCTCCGTCCTGTCACCTTgttgcatcatcatggcacgtatcattttttttaacttGGATCCCATAGCCGCCTTTCCTAGCAACTCGTCGTTTGCTACACCGTCAAATAGTTCATcaatatataaattaatttcCACCTCTGTGCCGATATCAACAGCCGATTCGTCAACAACCGATTCGTCAACCACCTCGGAAACGAAGAGTACTTCGACATCTGCCCACTCCACCCACTTgacttcctcgtcctcttttttgacctcgtcctccttctcgtcgtcggtatcgtcgtcgtcgtcgtcgtcgtcgtcgtcatcgtcatcgccatcgtcatcgccatcgacgtcatcttcttcggcgacgacgaccgCACCGGGCAATGGCTATGGCACGATCACGGTTCCCGGCAGCCTGCCAACAACGCAATCGGAAGCCGGCTCTAGCAGCGGAGACAGCCTGACGCCCCAGCAGAAGCAGGTAATTGGTGGTGTAGTTGGTGCTGTGGCCGGCGTAGCAGTCATTGGCTTACTCTTGATGTTGTTTCTGCggtggaagaagaggaagggCAGCTCTACCATACTGGACAGCCAATCAGGGGGGGCAACCTCGCGAACCCTTGGAGATGGTACATCAGGCGACAGCGGGTCAGGAGGAGCCATGGCGGAACGGGCAGCAGCCCCCGGGGCCGTGGCTGCCACTCTCGCTAGCCTGACGGGAAAACGAGCTCCACAAACCTCACACTCTGCAGACAGTGGTGAACGGGGATTCTACCGAGTTTCGGGCAGAAAACTTCCATCAGTGTTGCACAGCGGTGGAGATGGATATTCTGATCCTAGAGGAAGCGCAACCAGCGGTAGTTCAGACTACCATCGAGGCTCGCAGGCATTCGCGCCAACATCTGCAGGCAAAGGACAATTCGCCTTGGGAGTGCCCATGCGACCTATTAGCGGCGTCCCTATCATTCGATCCGGCCCAGCAAGGATACCTATCACCCAGAACCCGTTCGCCGATCCGCCTGCTTCACCTAACAATTTATCAACGAGGACGCTGGGATCCCGCGAAAGCCCAAGAGCTTCGGGGTCAAAATTTCAAGAAAAAATTTAGAGGAGACTTTTTCTGCTCTCCTGGACCCTTTCTTGTTATATTTTGAACAATCATCTTGCAGCCGGCGAGTTGCGTATTTATTCAATTTTTTCAAGATTTATTTAGAGCCTTCTATGTACATATTTGTCGCGTCTTAGATGCTCGTGTATTCATCACATCGGGGCTCTCGACCCCTCATTACCAACTGGGGCAATTTCTGACGTCGTTATCCGCGTTTGATATGAGCCCATTGGTTTATTAATATGAAGGGAAGGCTTATGAATCAAAAAGCGTGTTTAATTACGAGTCTTGTGTATTTATCCGTGATGTCATAGTTGGGGCTGGTTGTAGCTAGAGAGGTTGAGTTGACCATTTTGAAGTCTGACAAGCTGATGCGTGCAAATAACTACTGCCGTGCTTGTAGTCAAGGCTCCAATGGTATATCATCTGACCGCCAGGTGCTGCTAtcaaccagacatgactTTGACGCAtcatacttaagtacctacccTAGGTACCAAGTAGGACATGCACGTTCATTTCGCGTAGATGTGTAAGTGGCAAAGgttttgatttttttttttaaaaaaaaaaagtataaataaaaaaccaaTCACAGAGCAACAGCGTCAGCGATTTCACTGCCATGATGCTCGTTTCAATCGAGGCATGAATCGACATGCATGCTTTGGAATCATTTGCGCATCTGACACAACGATGCGGCACGTGGTCGCATATCGGCACTTGGCTGACGTTTGGCCAGCCACAGCACTGCGACTTGGTGCGACAAAACGCAAAGGCCGCACAATCCGCGCTCAGGGAATCGGGCACGCATCTCAACCACCGGGGAATAAGGCTTGGCGAATCTCTGGCCCGGCAGTAATCTGCAGCATGGGGGGGCGGTTTACCTTTTCTGTGCGACTGCCGGCGACGTTTTGGCGCATTGCTAGTTGGTGGTTTGTAGGTTATGACGGGCGCACAAGCCCTTTTTTTGCTGCCGCAAGTCTGAGACCAGAACTGAAACAGGAACGTGGGGCGGGTTGGAGGAGCAGAAGCGGAATTATGCAAAGGCCAACGCCTTTTTCTATTCGACTGGACTTGACACTTTATCCATGACAAATACTTGACTGTTTTCCTTTCTTGCGGTTTGCTCCCTGTCGCTCAAAAGTGCACAGCCACTCCGCAATTAGGGGTTCCTCAACTTGACCAGGCGAGAAAGCTTGTAGACCCTGTTGCCTGCGGTCTAGGAGCGGAGTTTACGGAGTTGACGTTGCAGAGGAATTCACGCTAGGCTCTGTTGAAGAAGTAAGATGCTATCAATGATTGGGAGATTTTATTTTTGCCACGCTATTTTTGCCGTTGTCCATTACAAACAGGTGTAGAGAGCGCATGAATAGATAGGTGAGATCATGTTTCACGTGCAATTCCACGcgttctttttctttgccaAGAATTCCTTCTTTCCGCATCTACGTGCTTGATGGTGCAAAATGTCAGCAGAGGTGGGCGAATGGTTATGTATCCCTTACGTTTTAACAGGCCCTGTTGCACATAGTCCATGTCCGAACTCCTCTTGTCAGCAGGAACAGGAGGATACATAGGGTCGCGCCAAGGTTAGCTCCGCCAGACACGGAGCACTTGGCATTCAATGGGGGCTGGGATGTATCAGCCCAAAGCTGGCTGCTGGTCTTGTTAAACAACGTCAAACATGCTCCCCAGCTGTGCTCCTGGGCCGAGGCTAGGAGCAGCTAGGTAACAAGGCGATAACCTCGAAACGCGATACCTCGCTAGTTGTAACGACTGCGGAAAAAAAGTTGACTCTCCTGCATAGTCGAGGTAGCTATCAGTCCCTAGTGTTGCAAATAGCGAAAAGGCTGGTAAAGGGGGGTCGACGAGACTCTCGACGAGCCGTGAATGATGAGATCTGACCATCGTTGGccagcattggcattgcCACCGCCAAAGTCGGGTGGACAGGGGCATACGTCAGTACATACTaccggccatggcggaagcGGTTGAAGACAAACGGCATCATGCGTTCTCGTCTCATGTTGGCCTTGCAGTGTCATGCTGCGGACATGGTCAACAACGGAGCCGTGGGGTGGCCAGGGCACTGGGGAAAGTCGGAACAGGATCCGAGAGTGTGGTAAACTGACGTGGGCAAAACGAGTCAATTGGTTTGAGAAGCAGGTTCACTTGATGCGtggtcaagagtcaagactcCTCTCTGCCAGTGCAAGGGCCTCTCAGCCTCAACtggcactccgtacatgtacgtgGTTGTACAACTCCAAGTGTCAATCCTGATGATCGTGTCGGCGAGATGCCGTCCAAGAGCGGTGCGGCTTGGCTCCAACAGGCCTGGAGGTGGGCTGGCTGCCTCGACATAGGCTTTGCCTCCAAAGTCAATGTAGTCGGTGACAAAAGTCCCAAGGTCCAGAGGGAAACCCGTTGTCAGGTCTCTCGGTATCACAAGTCGCATCGAACCAGAGGCCTGGCGTCAGGGCTGCAGGTCCCTGCCTGCTACCGGTTGAGTCTCTGAGTTACTGGGCGCCTGTCTGGTTGCCGGCCAATCCGGATGCACTCTCAGCTGGGCTGGTTCACATGCTGctcgttcaatgttccatccCAAAGTTTCCTTGGATTTCTTCGTACTTATCATTGTAAGCTTCCGATTCCCTCTCTGAACACGGCACCAGTACGCCTGCCAACCTGcgcccatccatccacgAACTCTTCGCCCCAGCCGGAATCTTGACGCCCGTGTTGGCTTATTTAGAATTGACAAGACGGTTGAGCCGCCAGACCCTGGCTTTTTTTGGGGCCAGCCCTGTGCACCCGTCATTCACTGCCCGACACCCGTTGACCAGGCTTGACTGCTGTCCGCCGCCGTGCTTATCCACCAGGCCACTCCGCCAGTCCGTGCCCCCCGCCAGTCCCAGACTTCCCTTGAGGACTTAAGATCCCCGTGGCCACTCACACCATCTGCGTTGAGCCATCGAATGGTTGTTTTAGATCGGCATCCGAATACGCCTTCTCCAGCCTACCTTTGCAATTACCAATACAAACCACTGGCCCTCCCCCTTCTCTCCAAACCGTCTCCCCCAACCCCGTGCCACCGTTGGcaacttctttttttttgtgtctCGCCCAGTTCCGCATCGTCGTTGGACCTGACTCGACATCAAAATTCCACCGTGCTGCATCACACGCACCTGCAGAAGCCATCGCCGGCCGCGAAACTGGCCCGCACTCGAGAGGTTCTACAACGACAGAAATTCGCACAGGAAGCTCGAGCCACCACGATCGATTGCTCGCCTCGCCATTTTGCGCCAAACTTGCCCCCCTCCGTGCATGCGCTCCAAACCAGCTCTCTGAGCTTTGCCCTTCCGTCCATCAAGTCTGCCGATAGTCCCCTGCTTCCAGACGCCTATACATActgttgctgttgccatgGACCACATGAACTTTCAGATACCCGGCATGGGACCACCGCCCATCATGAACCAACCGCCCCAGATATTTGGCGGATATGGCCCGGATGGTTTACCCAATGCTCCTCAGATACCGGCTGACCTGGCTGCACACATGTTTCCCGACACCCATCTTCTCATGGAAGACACGAACGAagccaaaagaagaagaattgCGAGGGTGAGAAAAATTCCACGCTCAGTCCTGTCGAGCTGAATGCTAATGCTGCATGGGGTCATAAGGCTTGTGACATGTgtaggaagaagaagatcaaGTGTGACGGCAAGCTGCCTGCCTGCACTCACTGCATCAACTACAAGACAGATTGTGTCTTCACCCAAgtggagaagaagcgaaGTCCTCCCAAAGGGTTGGTTCCCCTCGTCATATAACCGACACTGGCTCAAGCTAGCTTAACGAGTTCTCGGATGTCTGCTAACACGTACATCTTCGTAGAGCCAAATATATCGAAGGATTAGAGAATAGGTTGGGTCGCATGGAGCATTTGTTGCGACTCTCAGGTACGCCAACTTTTCGATGCCAGAATGAGCATTGACATATGTGATGACTAACAGCCATGGCAAAAAAGGCCTGCTGAGCGAGGATGACAGCGGTACCGACTTGGGCGCACTGGAGAAGAAATTGACAGAGAAATCACGCCAGGCCTCGACTGTTGCAACCAGTCCCATTTCTCCTTCACAGGCAACGTCAGGGCAGGATGGCACCGCCTCGACACCACAGAGTGCTCTCACATCGCCCGATCCAaccaaagacaaggacaaggacaaggacgagaaaCGCAAATCCACAACGCCCGGGGATGAGAGAACAGGtgacggagaagaagaggtcgAAGCCCTTTCGGAGATGATGTGTTCTCTTGTTACCAATCAATGTGGCGAAACTCGATACATTGGCTCGTCTTCGGgcttttccatcttctcacCAAAGGGTATTCAGTGGGTCAACGGGCGTACTGGGGACGATTCATTTGCCAAGATGATATCTGAGGTATCTGTGGATGATCACAAATGGACGAACTGGAAGCCTGAAGTTTTCGGTGACCTGTTCCAGCGACGGGTATTcaggccgctgccgccgaaAAATGAGGCAATGTCCCTTTTACAGGACTACTTCGAGAACTTCAACTGCATGTTTCCCCTGTTTCACCAACCGACTTTCATGCATTTAGTTGAGAGACAATACTCGTCTGATCCGTATGAAGGCTCCGGATGGTGGGCAAGCTTGAACTGTGCACTGGCCATCGCGCATCGCCTACGGGTCATGAGCAACCTGGTGCCgcaggaggaggatgagaagGCTTGGGCGTATCTGAAAAACGCCATGGCAGTATTTCCAGAGCTAACTATGCGGAACACGGATTTACTAAGTGTGCAGGCTCTGCTTGGCATGGCGTTGTTCATGCAAGGAACGCCGAATCCTCAGCCCACCTCCCTCTTGATTGCTGCCGCCATTAGGCTTTCGCACAGTATCGGACTTCATAAACGTGGAACGGGATTCAACTTGAACCCCATCGAAATCGAACAACGAAAGAGAGTATTTTGGATTGCATACATGCTAGACAAGGACCTATGCCTTCGATCTGGACGGCCAGCTGcacaagatgatgacgatatGAATGTGGAGCTTCCGGACGCCAACCCCCCCGACAACATTGGAAACATCCCTCTGGCGGATGGAAAGGGCAAAATGAACCTCTTCCGTGTTATTTGTGAATTTACTGTTATTGAAAGTAATGTTTACAAGCGGCTGTACTCGACAAAAGCGACGAAACAATCCGATGGAGAGCTTTTGAATACCATCGGTGAACTGGACCAGGAATTGGAGGAATGGAAGGACAGAATTCCCGTTGACTTTCGACCGGAACATGAGATAAAGGCGTCCCATACACCGTTGATATTGCATGTTGTCATGCTCCATTTCACGTACTACAACTGTTTGACGACTATTCATCGCATGTCAATTCACCATGGTTATTGGACAAGCAGACTGTCAAACTATGCCATTCAAGGCTTGAATTCGAGGCCTCTGAATCCAAGGGTTTTCTCTTCCGCTCAACTGTGCACAGCAGCCGCTCGAGCCTCAATCTCTCTGCTGAAATATGTCCCACAAGGTGACTTTTCATGCGTTTGGTAAGTCATAGTCTTAATGACAGGACAGGTACAGAGCTAACAATACATGACCAGGCTCATTCTTTACTTTCCCGTGTCAGCACTCATGACTTTGTTCAGCAACATTCTTCAAAATCCCCTTGACCCCCGTGCCAAGTCTGATACAAAGTTGATGGACCTTGTTGTTACATTCTTATCGATGCTGGGCCAAGAGGCTGAACAGGGAGGCGTGCACCGCATGCTCGGCATATGCTCCGAATTCGTACGTATCTCTAAAGTGGTGATTGAAAGGGCAGAAAAGGAGCAGTCTTCTAGGCGAAAGCGCAAGAATGTAGACTCGGGATCGAAAAACAGCACTGTAACAAACTCTTCCAGCAAGCCATCTGTACAAAGTACGCCGGGCGAGACAGCATCCTCAGAAACGCCCAGACCTACCACCGCGACAACACCCACGCCAACGCCACACAATCTTTCCATCTCTTCTGCCTCCAGAGATGCGCTGGCAAGTCTCACGTCAACCAGTCCAGCAGACAGAAGAGGTTCCTTTGATCCTTCAGCAGTCATGTCGATGAATAGTCAATCTCCCTCTGGCGGCTCAACCAGCTGGCAGCAAGAGTTGCAACCTCCTCAAAATGGAGACTTTGACTCATACAACAACATGAATGCCTTTGGTGCCATTGGTGTGTCCCCGCCACCCGTACCACTGACGGCTCGGCCTTTTGCACAGCCCCTGCTCCCACAAGACTTGTTCGGTCTTCCAGCGACGTTGGATTGGAGCTGGGCCGAAATGAGCGGCGGTGCCTACCCGTCAGTTGAGAATGGGAACTATGGTGGCGAGCAACCAGATCTGTCCACAACTGGCGTATAGTGCGTGGAATTCCCTCCGAGGTGTTGAGATGTCTGCTTCGTTACGTCCTTGTGTTTCAGCATGAGCACCTGATGCCCCATTAATGGTAACACATGATATTGGACGCAATATTCTGAATGAGACAATGTGAGATGACGGAGTTGAAGGACAACCAGGCATAGagtttttgtttcttttggTGTATTTGGATCATGGATAAAATCTCTCCTTTATGGTTTAGTTATATACAAGTGTACATTAATACCTCTCAAGCACCGACCATGCCCGGGCCGTAACTTTGTTGACGCATGAGAGCATTAGGTGGCGACGCTGCCGTGttcttcaaggccatgtCAGACGAAAGTGACTCGTTGCCGTTTGTGCTGTCATAACCTACTTTTTTCCGACGCTTTTGACCGCCCTCGCCTTCTCCCGTAGAGTATCCAGTATCCATGCCTCCGTCGTCATCGGGGTATCCTTCGCCATACCCTTCGAAGCTGCTATCGCCATATGATCGCTTCTTGACATTCCTCCGAGGCCGGTTGGGGTCCTGCCCAGCAAGAATCGGAGGTTTTGGTCGACCTATCGTATTGGGTGTTGAAGCTAAGGGGGTGCCCGGCGCTGATGGCTTCGCAGAGATTGGTTTTGACGCATTGCCACTGGACGGTGCCAAGTCTCCCAGCACCGACGAGTCCCAGACCGGCTTGGGTATGGGCCCCTTGGACATGTTCATGGCACGGCCAAGGTTCGAGAGCGTCGTCGCGGATAACCCGTCGGTAATTTCGCGACCTTTGACCTGATGGACGTTCCACTCCAGCTCGGGGACTTGGAGGATCGCCATGAACTCTGAGGGCGcgtcttcctttttcttctggACGTCGAAATGACCGGCTACCCCTAATCGCTTTATGTGACCCTTGTATGTTTTCCGTAAAGCGTTCTTCTCCCCGTTGGGCTTCTCTCGCGCTActtcggcggcgaggctggtGAGGCCGCACATCTCGTACAGGTCTTGGGCTATCCTGGTGAGAGGCTCGGGATGTGCTGCATCAAGATTAACAACAGGACACTTCTCCTAGAGAGACGACCGACGAGAGCCTTGGACCATGGGCACGGGCAGAGGAGCAGGGCAAGGGTCACGTACGTGTTCTGCAGAGAAGGTATTTCTCCCCGACGTCCAGGTGCAGGTCCTCAATACCCAACCGGCTATCCCCGAGAtgcatcttcttctggtcgcggtcgcggtcACCGGTATCGCCTAGCGAGCGCTTTCGTTTGTGCGGTGAGTCGTCGGACATGGCTTGTTAGGCTGCGAGGGCGACGTGGTTTGCGATTGCTGCTCCGCTGGCCGACGTATTTTGTAACAAGGAGTGAGGAATGGTGATGCAGCCGGTGGTGGAGGACGGAGCATATGGAGCGCCCAGGTGGAGGCTCGCGCTCTGGGAGCAGATGTCCGATAAAAGCGGGGCCCTGGACAGCGTAGTGGAGCTGGGCGGATTCGCCTagaagtactccgtactagtactagtactccatGCAAGAGAGGTTCGGTTTCTTTTGTTCAGGTTGTCAAGTTCACTCAGGCTGTGAATGGGCAGCCGAGGCCTTATGTACACATCCTCGAAGGCTGAACTTTATCCAAAGAGTTCATCACGCATTTAAACATCCATCGCAGTGAAGGTTTACTCGCCCCGAGCCGTCGAAAGGATGCAGATGCGGCAGCCGCTAaagttactccgtattccaaATCGGGCGCAGGGTTCCTTGGCCAATTTGGGATAGAGAGactaggtacggagtactagtcTGTTCAGCGACACGCGACAAGTCACATGATGCCATTCTTGTGGTGAACATATTTCGCACTGGTGGGGAACTAGCGTGAAAcaactcttttttttctcctttccAAACAAACAAGACCACTACTCGCAAACAAATCGCAGTTTGCCCTGACTTTGCTCAACCCCGACGCTACTGACGATCTCGAGCCGTGGTCGAGAATAACCCTTCAACCTTGCCTAAAACCATCATCACGAGGGCCCCTCGTGCGGCTACCATGATGCGGTGATGACCTGACGCAAGTGACATTGTACGACAGCCTTCGATTGTCCGTCCACCTTGAACAATTGCTGGGTAGCTTTGCCTGTGCGTCTCGCTTTCTGGATGCTGCTGTCTCGAACAAATCTGTCCTCCCGGACCCTCGCAAAGCACCCTGTTTATGTCCATTAAATTATGTCTGGATAGCCGTTATGCATGGCTGTGGACATCTGTTCTCGAGCTGGTAAGTCCACTGTGATGACAATCCCATGTCCTCACTCGTAGTGATGAATTGTGCATCTCTGGTAAACCTATCAGCCATGATTGTAGTCGATGGCCTTGATTGTGTGCATTGTCACACACTACAGGCCATCAACCGCTTGGCTGTGGGAGGAAATTGGCATGTCTGAACAAGATTATACTCAATTGGTCATGTGCA
The DNA window shown above is from Metarhizium brunneum chromosome 1, complete sequence and carries:
- the fsdR_0 gene encoding Fusaridione A cluster transcription factor → MDHMNFQIPGMGPPPIMNQPPQIFGGYGPDGLPNAPQIPADLAAHMFPDTHLLMEDTNEAKRRRIARACDMCRKKKIKCDGKLPACTHCINYKTDCVFTQVEKKRSPPKGAKYIEGLENRLGRMEHLLRLSGLLSEDDSGTDLGALEKKLTEKSRQASTVATSPISPSQATSGQDGTASTPQSALTSPDPTKDKDKDKDEKRKSTTPGDERTGDGEEEVEALSEMMCSLVTNQCGETRYIGSSSGFSIFSPKGIQWVNGRTGDDSFAKMISEVSVDDHKWTNWKPEVFGDLFQRRVFRPLPPKNEAMSLLQDYFENFNCMFPLFHQPTFMHLVERQYSSDPYEGSGWWASLNCALAIAHRLRVMSNLVPQEEDEKAWAYLKNAMAVFPELTMRNTDLLSVQALLGMALFMQGTPNPQPTSLLIAAAIRLSHSIGLHKRGTGFNLNPIEIEQRKRVFWIAYMLDKDLCLRSGRPAAQDDDDMNVELPDANPPDNIGNIPLADGKGKMNLFRVICEFTVIESNVYKRLYSTKATKQSDGELLNTIGELDQELEEWKDRIPVDFRPEHEIKASHTPLILHVVMLHFTYYNCLTTIHRMSIHHGYWTSRLSNYAIQGLNSRPLNPRVFSSAQLCTAAARASISLLKYVPQGDFSCVWLILYFPVSALMTLFSNILQNPLDPRAKSDTKLMDLVVTFLSMLGQEAEQGGVHRMLGICSEFVRISKVVIERAEKEQSSRRKRKNVDSGSKNSTVTNSSSKPSVQSTPGETASSETPRPTTATTPTPTPHNLSISSASRDALASLTSTSPADRRGSFDPSAVMSMNSQSPSGGSTSWQQELQPPQNGDFDSYNNMNAFGAIGVSPPPVPLTARPFAQPLLPQDLFGLPATLDWSWAEMSGGAYPSVENGNYGGEQPDLSTTGV
- the ROX3 gene encoding Mediator of RNA polymerase II transcription subunit 19, with amino-acid sequence MSDDSPHKRKRSLGDTGDRDRDQKKMHLGDSRLGIEDLHLDVGEKYLLCRTPHPEPLTRIAQDLYEMCGLTSLAAEVAREKPNGEKNALRKTYKGHIKRLGVAGHFDVQKKKEDAPSEFMAILQVPELEWNVHQVKGREITDGLSATTLSNLGRAMNMSKGPIPKPVWDSSVLGDLAPSSGNASKPISAKPSAPGTPLASTPNTIGRPKPPILAGQDPNRPRRNVKKRSYGDSSFEGYGEGYPDDDGGMDTGYSTGEGEGGQKRRKKVGYDSTNGNESLSSDMALKNTAASPPNALMRQQSYGPGMVGA